One stretch of Actinacidiphila sp. DG2A-62 DNA includes these proteins:
- a CDS encoding TetR family transcriptional regulator — protein MTGKERREQLLDVGRVLFAERGYDGTSVEEIAHKAGVSKPVVYEHFGGKEGLYAVVVDREMHRLLDMVTGALTGGHPRELLEQAAFALLDYIEQHTDGFRILVRDSPVAQSTGTFASLIGDIATQVEDILGQEFEQRGFDPGLAPLYAQALVGMVALTGQWWLEVQRPGKAEVAAHLVNLSWNGLSGLEPAPRLIGHRRS, from the coding sequence GGTGCTCTTCGCCGAACGCGGCTACGACGGCACCTCGGTGGAGGAGATCGCCCACAAGGCGGGCGTGTCCAAGCCGGTGGTCTACGAGCACTTCGGCGGCAAGGAGGGGCTCTACGCGGTGGTGGTGGACCGCGAGATGCACCGGCTGCTGGACATGGTCACCGGCGCGCTGACCGGCGGCCACCCCAGGGAGCTGCTGGAGCAGGCCGCGTTCGCGCTGCTCGACTACATCGAGCAGCACACCGACGGCTTCCGCATCCTGGTGCGGGACTCGCCGGTCGCCCAGTCGACCGGCACCTTCGCCTCGCTGATCGGCGACATCGCCACCCAGGTCGAGGACATCCTCGGCCAGGAGTTCGAGCAGCGCGGCTTCGACCCGGGGCTCGCCCCGCTGTACGCGCAGGCGCTGGTGGGCATGGTGGCGCTCACCGGCCAGTGGTGGCTGGAGGTGCAGCGCCCCGGCAAGGCCGAGGTGGCCGCGCACCTGGTCAACCTGTCCTGGAACGGCCTGTCGGGCCTGGAGCCCGCGCCGCGGCTGATCGGCCACCGCAGGAGCTGA
- the galE gene encoding UDP-glucose 4-epimerase GalE, giving the protein MKKLLVTGGAGYVGGVVAAHLLEAGHAVTVLDDLSTGVREGVPDGADFVEGRIQDAAKVLDGSYDAVLHFAASSQVGESVARPEKYWRNNVAGTLDLLDAMRDAGVRTLVFSSTAATYGEPAGTPITEDMPTAPTNPYGASKLAVDHMISAECAAHGLSAVSLRYFNVAGAYGRHGERHDPESHLIPLVLQVAQGRRAAISVFGDDYPTPDGTCLRDYIHVADLAEAHLLALDHAHPSPATAPGRDAAHRPSRSGGHLICNLGNGEGFSVRQVVEAAREVTGHPIPVTVEPRRPGDPAVLVASAERARTVLGWRPRRTDLAEIIRDAWTFATSAGKDDA; this is encoded by the coding sequence GTGAAGAAGCTGCTGGTGACCGGCGGCGCCGGCTATGTGGGCGGCGTGGTCGCCGCCCACCTGCTGGAGGCCGGACACGCCGTCACCGTGCTGGACGACCTGTCCACCGGCGTGCGCGAAGGGGTGCCGGACGGCGCGGACTTCGTCGAGGGCCGGATCCAGGACGCCGCCAAGGTGCTCGACGGCTCCTACGACGCGGTGCTGCACTTCGCCGCCTCCTCGCAGGTCGGCGAGTCGGTGGCGCGCCCGGAGAAGTACTGGCGCAACAACGTGGCCGGCACGCTCGACCTGCTGGACGCGATGCGCGACGCCGGGGTGCGCACGCTGGTCTTCTCCTCCACCGCCGCCACCTACGGCGAGCCGGCCGGCACCCCGATCACCGAGGACATGCCGACCGCGCCCACCAACCCCTACGGCGCGAGCAAGCTCGCCGTCGACCACATGATCTCCGCCGAGTGCGCCGCGCACGGCCTGTCCGCGGTGTCGCTGCGCTACTTCAACGTGGCCGGCGCGTACGGCCGGCACGGCGAGCGGCACGACCCGGAGTCGCACCTGATCCCGCTGGTGCTCCAGGTCGCCCAGGGCCGCCGCGCCGCGATCTCGGTCTTCGGCGACGACTACCCGACGCCCGACGGCACCTGCCTGCGCGACTACATCCACGTCGCCGACCTCGCCGAGGCCCACCTGCTGGCCCTCGACCACGCCCACCCGTCGCCCGCCACCGCCCCCGGCCGCGATGCCGCGCACCGCCCCTCCCGATCCGGCGGCCACCTGATCTGCAACCTCGGCAACGGCGAGGGCTTCTCGGTGCGCCAGGTCGTGGAGGCCGCGCGCGAGGTCACCGGCCACCCGATCCCGGTCACCGTCGAGCCGCGCCGGCCCGGCGACCCGGCGGTGCTGGTCGCCTCCGCGGAGCGCGCCCGCACGGTACTGGGCTGGCGCCCGCGCCGCACCGACCTCGCGGAGATCATCCGCGACGCATGGACCTTCGCCACATCGGCCGGGAAGGACGACGCATGA
- the rsmA gene encoding 16S rRNA (adenine(1518)-N(6)/adenine(1519)-N(6))-dimethyltransferase RsmA — protein sequence MLGPADVRELAAALGVRPTKQRGQNFVIDANTVRRIVRTAQVGPGDTVVEVGPGLGSLTLALLETADRVTAIEIDDVLAAALPATVAARLPERADRFALVHADAMGVGELPGPPPTALVANLPYNVAVPVLLHMLATFPGIDRTLVMVQAEVADRLAARPGSKVYGVPSVKANWYAEVRRAGSIGRNVFWPAPNVDSGLVSLVRREPPATRAAREEVFAVVDAAFAQRRKTLRAALAGWAGSAAAAEAALTAAGVSPQARGESLTVEEFAAIAEHRPAGERGRSARSQRPAPAAPPAPPAGSRPSV from the coding sequence CTGCTCGGCCCGGCCGACGTCCGGGAGCTGGCCGCGGCGCTGGGGGTGCGCCCGACCAAGCAGCGCGGCCAGAACTTCGTGATCGACGCGAACACCGTGCGGCGGATCGTGCGCACCGCGCAGGTCGGGCCGGGGGACACCGTCGTGGAGGTCGGGCCCGGGCTCGGCTCGCTCACGCTGGCGCTGCTGGAGACCGCCGACCGGGTCACCGCGATCGAGATCGACGACGTCCTGGCGGCGGCGCTGCCCGCGACGGTGGCGGCGCGGCTGCCCGAGCGCGCGGACCGGTTCGCGCTGGTGCACGCCGACGCGATGGGCGTCGGCGAGCTGCCGGGCCCGCCGCCGACCGCGCTGGTGGCGAACCTGCCGTACAACGTGGCGGTGCCGGTGCTGCTGCACATGCTGGCGACGTTCCCGGGCATCGATCGGACGCTGGTGATGGTGCAGGCCGAGGTCGCCGACCGGCTGGCCGCGCGGCCGGGCAGCAAGGTCTACGGGGTCCCGTCGGTGAAGGCCAACTGGTACGCCGAGGTCCGGCGGGCCGGCTCGATCGGCCGCAACGTCTTCTGGCCGGCGCCCAACGTGGACTCCGGGCTGGTCTCGCTGGTGCGGCGCGAGCCGCCGGCGACGCGGGCGGCGCGCGAGGAGGTGTTCGCGGTGGTCGACGCGGCCTTCGCGCAGCGCCGCAAGACGCTGCGCGCCGCGCTGGCGGGGTGGGCGGGCTCGGCGGCGGCGGCCGAGGCCGCGCTGACCGCGGCGGGGGTCTCGCCGCAGGCGCGCGGCGAGTCGCTGACGGTGGAGGAGTTCGCGGCGATCGCCGAGCACCGCCCGGCGGGCGAGCGGGGCCGGTCCGCGCGGTCGCAGCGGCCCGCCCCCGCCGCGCCGCCCGCGCCGCCCGCCGGGAGCAGGCCGTCCGTATGA
- a CDS encoding 4-(cytidine 5'-diphospho)-2-C-methyl-D-erythritol kinase codes for MTAVTVRVPAKVNVQLAVGGRREDGFHDLANVFLAVGLFDEVTAAPARGLRITAEGRGVDAVPLDESNLAAKAALALARRHGVAPDAHLHIAKDIPVAGGMAGGSADAAGALVACDALWGTGASREEMLEICAELGSDVPFSLVGGAALGVGRGDVLTPLEVGGEFHWVFVASDEGLSTPAVYRECDRLRRAAGGGDSAADVPAPAAAPALLAALRAGDPEELAGALANDLQAAALSLRPDLAETLGAGVAAGALAGIVSGSGPTVAFLVSDEDAADKLVLTFGPAARAASSPAPGATRLR; via the coding sequence GTGACCGCCGTCACCGTACGCGTCCCCGCCAAGGTCAACGTCCAGCTCGCCGTGGGCGGGCGGCGCGAGGACGGGTTCCACGACCTGGCCAACGTCTTCCTGGCGGTCGGCCTGTTCGACGAGGTGACCGCGGCGCCGGCGCGGGGGCTGCGGATCACCGCGGAGGGCCGCGGCGTGGACGCCGTGCCGCTGGACGAGTCGAACCTGGCGGCGAAGGCGGCCCTCGCGCTGGCCCGGCGGCACGGCGTGGCGCCGGACGCGCACCTGCACATCGCCAAGGACATCCCGGTCGCGGGCGGCATGGCCGGCGGCAGCGCCGACGCGGCGGGCGCGCTGGTGGCGTGCGACGCGCTGTGGGGGACCGGCGCGAGCCGCGAGGAGATGCTGGAGATCTGCGCGGAGTTGGGCAGCGACGTGCCGTTCAGCCTGGTCGGCGGGGCGGCGCTCGGGGTCGGGCGCGGCGACGTGCTGACGCCCCTGGAGGTCGGCGGGGAGTTCCACTGGGTGTTCGTGGCCTCGGACGAGGGGCTGTCGACGCCGGCCGTCTACCGCGAGTGCGACCGTCTGCGGCGCGCGGCGGGCGGCGGTGACTCGGCGGCGGACGTGCCGGCGCCGGCCGCGGCGCCGGCGCTGCTCGCGGCGCTCCGCGCCGGGGACCCGGAGGAGCTGGCCGGGGCGTTGGCGAACGACCTCCAGGCGGCGGCGCTGTCGCTGCGGCCCGACCTGGCGGAGACGCTCGGCGCGGGGGTGGCGGCGGGGGCGCTCGCGGGGATCGTGTCCGGGTCGGGCCCGACCGTGGCGTTCCTCGTCTCCGACGAGGACGCCGCGGACAAGCTCGTCCTCACGTTCGGGCCCGCGGCCCGCGCGGCGTCCTCCCCGGCGCCCGGCGCCACCCGTCTGCGCTGA
- a CDS encoding ABC-F family ATP-binding cassette domain-containing protein yields MAVNLVNAEAVGKTYGTRTLLEGLSIGVSEGDRIGVVGRNGDGKTTLIRVLAKLEPPDSGRVTHSSGLRMGVLTQADALDPAATVRHEIVGDRPDHVWAGDARVRDVLTGLFGALDLPGFPDGLDTVIGPLSGGERRRIALAKLLIDEQDLLVLDEPTNHLDVEGIAWLAGHLRARRSALVCVTHDRWFLDQVCTRMWDVQRGAVHEYEGGYSDYVFARAERERIAATEEAKRQNLVRKELAWLRRGAPARTSKPRFRIEAANALIEDVPPPRDSAELMRFANSRLGKTVFDLEDVTITAGPKELLKHITWQLGPGDRFGLVGVNGAGKTSFLRALADAAASDGERQPARGTVVVGRTVRLAYLSQEVAELDPAQRVLQAVESVRQRVDLGKGRELTAGQLCEKFGFTKEKQWTPVGDLSGGERRRLQLLRLLMDEPNVLFLDEPTNDLDIETLTQLEDLLDGWPGSMVVISHDRYFLERTTDRVYALLGDATLRMLPRGVDEYLERRRAAAPAAAPPAPPAREKPGDTRAAKKELQRVERQLDKLGEREGKLHAQIAEHATDFTKVAELDAELRSLNDEREELEMRWLELAEDA; encoded by the coding sequence GTGGCCGTCAATCTCGTGAACGCCGAGGCCGTCGGCAAGACGTACGGCACCCGGACGCTGCTGGAGGGCCTGAGCATCGGGGTCTCGGAGGGCGACCGGATCGGCGTCGTGGGCCGCAACGGGGACGGCAAGACCACGCTGATCCGGGTGCTGGCGAAGCTGGAGCCGCCGGACTCGGGCCGGGTCACCCACAGCAGCGGGTTGCGCATGGGCGTGCTCACGCAGGCCGACGCGCTCGACCCCGCCGCCACCGTGCGGCACGAGATCGTCGGCGACCGCCCCGACCACGTGTGGGCCGGCGACGCCCGCGTCCGCGACGTGCTGACCGGGCTGTTCGGCGCGCTGGACCTGCCCGGCTTCCCCGACGGCCTGGACACCGTGATCGGCCCGCTGTCCGGCGGCGAGCGCCGCCGGATCGCACTGGCGAAGCTGCTGATCGACGAGCAGGACCTGCTCGTGCTCGACGAGCCGACCAACCACCTCGACGTCGAGGGCATCGCGTGGCTGGCCGGACACCTGCGGGCCCGGCGCTCCGCGCTGGTCTGCGTCACCCACGACCGCTGGTTCCTCGACCAGGTCTGCACCCGGATGTGGGACGTGCAGCGCGGCGCGGTGCACGAGTACGAGGGCGGCTACAGCGACTACGTCTTCGCCCGCGCCGAGCGCGAGCGGATCGCCGCGACCGAGGAGGCCAAGCGGCAGAACCTGGTCCGCAAGGAGCTGGCCTGGCTGCGCCGCGGCGCGCCGGCCCGCACCTCCAAGCCGCGCTTCCGGATCGAGGCGGCCAACGCGCTGATCGAGGACGTGCCGCCGCCGCGCGACAGCGCGGAGCTGATGCGGTTCGCCAACTCCCGCCTGGGCAAGACGGTGTTCGACCTGGAGGACGTGACGATCACCGCGGGCCCCAAGGAGCTGCTGAAGCACATCACCTGGCAGCTCGGCCCCGGCGACCGGTTCGGCCTGGTCGGGGTGAACGGCGCGGGCAAGACCTCGTTCCTGCGGGCGCTCGCGGACGCGGCGGCCAGCGACGGCGAACGGCAGCCGGCGCGCGGCACGGTGGTCGTCGGCAGGACCGTGCGGCTGGCGTACCTGTCCCAGGAGGTCGCGGAGCTCGATCCGGCGCAGCGGGTGCTGCAGGCCGTGGAGTCGGTGCGGCAGCGCGTGGACCTGGGCAAGGGACGGGAGCTGACGGCCGGTCAGCTGTGCGAGAAGTTCGGCTTCACCAAGGAGAAGCAGTGGACGCCGGTCGGCGACCTGTCCGGCGGCGAGCGCCGCAGGCTGCAACTGCTGCGGCTGCTGATGGACGAGCCCAACGTGCTGTTCCTGGACGAGCCGACCAACGACCTGGACATCGAGACGCTGACGCAGCTGGAGGACCTGCTCGACGGCTGGCCGGGCTCGATGGTGGTGATCAGCCACGACCGCTACTTCCTCGAGCGCACCACCGACCGGGTCTACGCGCTGCTCGGCGACGCGACCTTGCGGATGCTGCCGCGCGGCGTGGACGAGTATCTGGAGCGGCGCCGCGCCGCGGCCCCGGCGGCCGCGCCGCCCGCGCCGCCGGCCCGGGAGAAGCCTGGCGACACCCGCGCGGCGAAGAAGGAACTCCAGCGCGTGGAGCGTCAGTTGGACAAGCTCGGCGAGCGCGAGGGCAAGCTGCACGCGCAGATCGCCGAGCACGCCACCGACTTCACCAAGGTCGCCGAACTCGACGCGGAACTGCGCTCGTTGAACGACGAGCGGGAGGAACTGGAGATGCGCTGGCTGGAATTGGCGGAGGACGCGTAG
- the galT gene encoding galactose-1-phosphate uridylyltransferase, which produces MKKTSTRLADGRELIYYDSADAVVRDAVDLRPLEPVATTSQTRDDRLLGDTVAIASHRQGRTYHPPADQCPLCPSREGRRSEIPAADYEVVVFENRFPSLTGDKGRCEVVCFTSDHDASFADLTPERARQVLDAWTDRTQDLSQLPGVVQVYPFENRGEEIGVTLGHPHGQIYGYPFTTPRTQLMLRSLAEHRERTGRNLFDDVLADERADGSRIVLAGEHWTAFVPYAAHWPYEVHLYPNRRVPDLLGLDEDARAEFPGIYLELLRRFDRIFGDDQPPTPYISGWHQAPFTAPDRRDFALHLELFTIRRTSGKLKFLAGSESGMGAFVNDVPPESAAARLREVATP; this is translated from the coding sequence GTGAAGAAGACTTCGACGCGGCTCGCGGACGGCCGCGAACTGATCTACTACGACTCCGCGGACGCGGTGGTCCGAGACGCCGTCGACCTGCGCCCACTCGAACCCGTCGCCACCACCTCGCAGACCCGGGACGACCGGCTGCTCGGCGACACCGTGGCGATCGCCTCGCACCGCCAGGGCCGCACCTACCACCCGCCGGCCGACCAGTGCCCGCTGTGCCCCTCGCGTGAGGGCCGGCGCAGCGAGATCCCGGCGGCGGACTACGAGGTGGTGGTCTTCGAGAACCGCTTCCCCTCGCTGACCGGCGACAAGGGCCGCTGCGAGGTGGTGTGCTTCACCTCCGACCACGACGCGTCCTTCGCCGACCTCACTCCCGAGCGGGCCCGGCAGGTGCTCGACGCGTGGACCGACCGCACCCAGGACCTGTCCCAGCTCCCCGGCGTGGTCCAGGTCTACCCGTTCGAGAACCGCGGCGAGGAGATCGGCGTCACCCTCGGCCACCCGCACGGCCAGATCTACGGCTACCCGTTCACCACCCCGCGCACCCAGCTGATGCTCCGCTCGCTGGCCGAGCACCGCGAGCGCACCGGCCGCAACCTCTTCGACGACGTGCTCGCCGACGAGCGCGCCGACGGCAGCCGGATCGTGCTGGCGGGCGAGCACTGGACCGCCTTCGTGCCGTACGCCGCGCACTGGCCCTACGAGGTGCACCTGTACCCCAACCGCCGGGTGCCGGACCTGCTGGGCCTGGACGAGGACGCGCGCGCGGAGTTCCCCGGGATCTACCTCGAACTGCTCCGCCGCTTCGACCGGATCTTCGGCGACGACCAGCCGCCGACCCCGTACATCTCCGGCTGGCACCAGGCGCCCTTCACCGCGCCGGACCGCCGGGACTTCGCCCTCCACCTGGAGCTTTTCACCATCCGCCGGACTTCCGGCAAGCTGAAGTTCCTCGCGGGCTCGGAATCGGGCATGGGCGCCTTCGTCAACGACGTGCCGCCGGAGTCCGCGGCCGCACGACTGCGAGAGGTGGCAACCCCGTGA
- a CDS encoding helix-turn-helix transcriptional regulator, protein MGVRLVVVDDHRLLAEALASALKLRGHRVLAAAAPAQGAAELVLTRSPEVCLFGTAAPAEPGAFDAVARIRRERPAVAVVVLGPVPDPRGIAAAFAAGACGYVRHDERIEGVERAMAKARAGEAAIAPGLLQGAFAELLNPARQPDDEGARLLGMLTPREVEVLVRVAEGEDTRLIAAGMRIAPSTARTHVQRVLMKLGVGSRLEAAALAARTGLLDRAADQD, encoded by the coding sequence ATGGGTGTACGGCTGGTCGTGGTCGACGACCACCGGTTGCTGGCCGAGGCGCTGGCCTCGGCGCTGAAGCTGCGCGGGCACCGGGTGCTCGCCGCGGCGGCCCCCGCGCAGGGCGCGGCGGAGCTGGTGCTGACCAGGTCGCCCGAGGTGTGCCTGTTCGGGACCGCGGCGCCGGCCGAGCCCGGCGCCTTCGACGCGGTGGCGCGCATCCGGCGGGAGCGGCCCGCGGTGGCCGTGGTGGTGCTCGGCCCGGTGCCCGACCCGCGCGGCATCGCGGCGGCCTTCGCGGCCGGCGCGTGCGGCTACGTCCGGCACGACGAGCGGATCGAGGGCGTCGAGCGGGCGATGGCCAAGGCCAGGGCGGGCGAGGCGGCCATCGCCCCCGGCCTGCTGCAGGGCGCCTTCGCCGAGCTGCTCAACCCGGCGCGGCAGCCCGACGACGAGGGCGCGCGGCTGCTGGGGATGCTCACGCCGCGCGAGGTCGAGGTGCTGGTCCGGGTCGCCGAGGGCGAGGACACCCGGCTGATCGCGGCCGGCATGCGGATCGCGCCGAGCACCGCGCGCACCCATGTGCAGCGGGTGCTGATGAAGCTGGGGGTCGGCTCCCGGCTGGAGGCCGCGGCGCTCGCGGCCCGCACCGGACTCCTGGACCGCGCCGCCGACCAGGACTGA
- a CDS encoding outer membrane protein assembly factor BamB family protein, whose protein sequence is MSQPPPPPGNPPQFGKPEGAVPPPAPQGPPQPPQQQTPPPPPGQAPPPGYGYPATQVSPAPPPPPGGYGYPATQVSPTPPPPPGQMPPPPGQNPYAAAPPPPGQNPYAAAPTQPAFPQAQYGQTPPGYGYPGQPGQPGQPGQPPYGYGQTPPPGGYPQPYQGAPAGGRSSNKMVMIIAAVVAAVLVVGGGVYLATKGGGDDKKPQASSGGTSGGDKTGTGTPKPQGPTALSFKYDVNADKVAEKDNLKDVLGMWFTDKYVVKNEIGKVVAYDLDTGAQAWTLAAPSNGQCAAARDSYNNIAAIQYGANCEKVMAINLTTGAALWSKNLPGGTGDKSDFDYTQMAISGDAVGIDWLSGSIAYRLSDQKVLWQGGDGDCEDDGYAGGKQFVGVVNCDYKTYKVQVIDPADNGAAKWSWTAPAGTEVNAIVSTDPVVVLLGTEGTTYTDVAVLDNGRMRSRISLGTEKYDIDDDGTDEQSVHNVLVGADGTVYLSLNGRSDANGQVLGGIVAFDTSAAAAKQKWVAKPADKRDITGLDLVDGKVLAYEPPDYDAKGKLVTLDPATGAISPYATFPDDAYDHLDLAGMHAYPVWHDGKFLIANNTIYASTSSDEKYLICYG, encoded by the coding sequence ATGTCGCAGCCGCCCCCGCCCCCCGGCAACCCGCCCCAGTTCGGGAAGCCCGAAGGAGCCGTGCCGCCGCCTGCGCCACAGGGCCCCCCGCAGCCGCCGCAGCAGCAGACCCCGCCCCCGCCGCCCGGCCAGGCGCCCCCGCCCGGTTACGGCTACCCGGCCACGCAGGTCAGCCCCGCGCCGCCCCCGCCGCCCGGCGGTTACGGCTACCCGGCCACCCAGGTGAGCCCGACGCCCCCGCCGCCGCCCGGGCAGATGCCCCCGCCGCCGGGCCAGAACCCGTACGCGGCCGCGCCGCCTCCGCCCGGCCAGAACCCGTACGCCGCGGCGCCCACCCAGCCGGCCTTCCCGCAGGCGCAGTACGGGCAGACGCCGCCCGGCTACGGCTACCCCGGGCAGCCGGGCCAGCCCGGTCAGCCGGGCCAGCCCCCGTACGGCTACGGCCAGACGCCGCCCCCCGGCGGTTACCCGCAGCCGTACCAGGGCGCCCCCGCCGGCGGGCGTTCGTCCAACAAGATGGTGATGATCATCGCGGCCGTGGTCGCCGCCGTGCTGGTGGTCGGCGGCGGCGTGTACCTGGCCACCAAGGGCGGCGGCGACGACAAGAAGCCGCAGGCCAGTTCGGGCGGCACCAGCGGCGGCGACAAGACCGGGACCGGGACGCCCAAGCCGCAGGGGCCGACCGCGCTGAGCTTCAAGTACGACGTGAACGCCGACAAGGTGGCCGAGAAGGACAACCTCAAGGACGTCCTCGGCATGTGGTTCACCGACAAGTACGTGGTGAAGAACGAGATCGGCAAGGTCGTCGCGTACGACCTGGACACCGGGGCCCAGGCGTGGACGCTCGCCGCGCCCTCCAACGGCCAGTGCGCCGCCGCCCGCGACTCCTACAACAACATCGCGGCGATCCAGTACGGCGCGAACTGCGAGAAGGTCATGGCGATCAACCTGACCACGGGTGCCGCGCTGTGGAGCAAGAATCTGCCCGGCGGCACCGGCGACAAGTCCGACTTCGACTACACGCAGATGGCCATCAGCGGCGACGCCGTCGGCATCGACTGGCTGTCCGGCTCGATCGCCTACCGGCTCAGCGACCAGAAGGTGCTGTGGCAGGGCGGCGACGGCGACTGCGAGGACGACGGCTACGCGGGCGGCAAGCAGTTCGTCGGCGTCGTCAACTGCGACTACAAGACCTACAAGGTGCAGGTCATCGACCCCGCCGACAACGGCGCGGCGAAGTGGAGCTGGACCGCGCCGGCCGGCACCGAGGTCAACGCGATCGTCTCGACCGACCCGGTGGTGGTGCTGCTGGGCACCGAGGGCACCACGTACACCGACGTGGCGGTCCTGGACAACGGCCGGATGAGGTCGCGGATCTCGCTGGGCACCGAGAAGTACGACATCGACGACGACGGCACCGACGAGCAGTCCGTGCACAACGTGCTGGTCGGCGCCGACGGCACCGTCTACCTGTCGCTGAACGGCCGCAGCGACGCCAACGGCCAGGTGCTCGGCGGCATCGTCGCCTTCGACACCAGCGCCGCCGCCGCGAAGCAGAAGTGGGTGGCCAAGCCCGCCGACAAGCGGGACATCACCGGCCTGGACCTGGTCGACGGCAAGGTGCTCGCCTACGAGCCGCCGGACTACGACGCCAAGGGCAAGCTGGTCACCCTGGACCCGGCGACCGGCGCGATCAGCCCCTACGCGACCTTCCCCGACGACGCCTACGACCACCTGGACCTGGCCGGCATGCACGCCTACCCGGTCTGGCACGACGGGAAGTTCCTGATCGCCAACAACACCATCTACGCCTCGACCTCCAGCGACGAGAAGTACCTGATCTGCTACGGATGA
- the galK gene encoding galactokinase: MSDTAATGTAGAGTTATARTDTARGDTASTGSASAGSAGSASAGSAGADTARGDLAAFEAAFEDVFGRAPEGSWAAPGRVNLIGEHTDYNDGFVMPFALPHTTRAAVARRDDGLLRLHSADMDGGVVELRVADLAPGGTEGWGRYPAAVLWTLRQAGHDIGGADIHYDSTVPVGGGLSSSAALQVVTALALTELHGVRGLSRQQLALLCQSSENTYVGAPVGVMDQTASACCTEGHALHLDVRGLAQRQVPFDLAAEGLRLLVCDTRVKHAHADGAYGRLRSGCEAAAAALGVPALRDVAFDALDEALAALPDERLRRLTKHVVTENRRVEEVLALLDAGRTREIGPVLTAGHVSLRDDFRISCEELDLAVDTALAAGALGARMTGGGFGGSAIVLIEAADEEKVSAALAAALPQARQFTTTPGAGARRLG, from the coding sequence ATGAGCGACACCGCCGCGACGGGGACGGCGGGAGCGGGGACGACCGCGACCGCGAGAACCGACACCGCGAGAGGCGACACGGCGAGCACTGGCAGCGCAAGCGCCGGCAGCGCGGGCAGCGCAAGCGCCGGCAGCGCGGGCGCCGACACCGCCAGGGGCGACCTCGCCGCATTCGAGGCCGCGTTCGAGGACGTCTTCGGGCGGGCCCCCGAGGGCAGCTGGGCGGCGCCCGGCCGGGTCAACCTGATCGGCGAGCACACCGACTACAACGACGGCTTCGTGATGCCCTTCGCGCTGCCGCACACCACCCGCGCCGCGGTCGCCCGCCGCGACGACGGCCTGCTGCGGCTGCACTCCGCCGACATGGACGGCGGCGTGGTCGAACTGCGCGTCGCCGACCTCGCGCCCGGCGGCACCGAGGGCTGGGGCCGCTACCCGGCGGCCGTGCTGTGGACGCTGCGGCAGGCCGGGCACGACATCGGCGGCGCGGACATCCACTACGACAGCACCGTGCCGGTCGGCGGCGGCCTGTCCTCCTCCGCCGCGCTCCAGGTGGTCACCGCGCTCGCGCTGACCGAGCTGCACGGCGTGCGCGGCCTGTCCCGGCAGCAGCTCGCGCTGCTCTGCCAGTCCTCGGAGAACACCTACGTCGGCGCGCCGGTCGGCGTCATGGACCAGACCGCGTCCGCCTGCTGCACCGAGGGCCACGCGCTGCACCTGGACGTGCGGGGCCTGGCCCAGCGCCAGGTGCCGTTCGACCTGGCCGCCGAGGGCCTGCGGCTGCTGGTGTGCGACACCCGGGTCAAGCACGCCCACGCCGACGGCGCCTACGGCCGGCTGCGGTCCGGCTGCGAGGCCGCCGCCGCCGCGCTCGGCGTGCCGGCGCTGCGCGACGTGGCCTTCGACGCGCTGGACGAGGCGCTGGCCGCGCTGCCCGACGAGCGGCTGCGCCGGCTGACCAAGCACGTGGTCACCGAGAACCGCCGGGTCGAGGAGGTGCTCGCGCTGCTCGACGCCGGGCGCACCCGCGAGATCGGCCCGGTGCTTACCGCGGGCCACGTCTCGCTGCGCGACGACTTCCGCATCTCCTGCGAGGAGTTGGACCTCGCGGTGGACACCGCGCTGGCCGCCGGGGCGCTCGGCGCGCGGATGACCGGCGGCGGCTTCGGCGGCTCGGCGATCGTGCTGATCGAGGCGGCCGACGAGGAGAAGGTGTCCGCGGCGCTGGCCGCGGCGCTGCCGCAGGCCCGCCAGTTCACCACCACGCCCGGCGCCGGAGCCCGCAGGCTCGGCTGA